CCGCCGCGCCCCCTGCCGGGGAGCCCCCCGCGGGCAGGCCGGCGGGCCACCCGAGCCCCCAGAGCGCGTCCGTCCCCATCGCCGGCGTGAAGAAGGCCCCGGGCGGCAGCACCCTCCAGGAGATCTTCCTGGCCAAGGCCGATCTCGCGGGAAAGGAAGTCCTCTTCCGGGGCAAGGTCGTCAAGTACAACACGGGGATCATGGGCAAGAACTGGCTCCACGTGCAGGACGGGACGGGCGAGGCCGGAATCAACGACCTCACCGTCACCACGAACGCGGAGGCCCGGGTGGGCGATACCGTGCTCGTGCGCGGAAGGCTCGCCATCGACAAGGACTTCGGGTTCGGGTACAAGTACGGGGTCATCGTCGAGGACGCCCAGGTCACCGTGGAGTAGCGCCGGAGAGCCCCCGGAGCGATGGCCGCGAGGATGGTGCGCGTGGCTTCCCCATCCCACCTCCGCCTGGAGCGGCGAGGCCCCCTGGCGGTCGCCGTGCTGGACCGCCCGGGGGCCCTGAACGCCCTGGACCTGGGGATGATCCGGGATCTCGCGGCCGC
This Thermodesulfobacteriota bacterium DNA region includes the following protein-coding sequences:
- a CDS encoding nucleotide-binding protein, with amino-acid sequence AAPPAGEPPAGRPAGHPSPQSASVPIAGVKKAPGGSTLQEIFLAKADLAGKEVLFRGKVVKYNTGIMGKNWLHVQDGTGEAGINDLTVTTNAEARVGDTVLVRGRLAIDKDFGFGYKYGVIVEDAQVTVE